In a genomic window of Zingiber officinale cultivar Zhangliang chromosome 9B, Zo_v1.1, whole genome shotgun sequence:
- the LOC122023485 gene encoding 60S ribosomal protein L3-like, producing the protein MSHRKFEHPRHGSLGFLPRKRASRHRGKVKSFPKDDPKKPCKLTAFLGYKAGMTHIVREVEKPGSKLHKKETCEAVTIIETPPMVVVGLVAYVKTPHGLRSLNTVWAQHLSEEVRRRFYKNWYKSKKTAFTKYSKKYDSEEGKKEINGQLEKMKKYASVIRVLAHTQIRKMKGLKQKKAHLMEIQVNGGTVAQKVDFAYNFFEKQIPLDAVFQKDEMIDIIGVTKGKGYEGVVTRWGVTRLPRKTHRGLRKVACIGAWHPARVSYTVARAGQNGYHHRTEMNKKIYKIGKSGDETHNAMTEFDRTEKDITPMGGFPHYGIVKDDYIMIKGCCVGPKKRVVTLRQSLLKQTSRVALEEIKLKFVDTSSKFGHGRFQTTQEKQKFYGKVKA; encoded by the exons ATGTCTCACCGGAAATTTGAGCACCCAAGGCATGGATCTCTTGGATTTCTTCCTCGGAAGCGTGCGTCTCGTCACCGTGGAAAAG TGAAGTCTTTCCCAAAGGATGATCCAAAGAAGCCCTGCAAGTTGACTGCATTCCTTGGCTACAAGGCAGGAATGACCCATATTGTACGTGAGGTTGAGAAACCAGGATCAA AACTTCACAAGAAGGAAACATGTGAGGCAGTGACTATCATAGAGACTCCACCTATGGTTGTAGTTGGACTGGTTGCTTACGTGAAGACACCACATGGTCTTCGTTCACTCAATACTGTGTGGGCTCAGCATTTAAGTGAGGAAGTCAGGAGGAGATTCTACAAGAACtggtacaagagcaagaagactGCTTTCACAAAGTACTCTAAGAAGTATGACAGTGAGgaaggaaagaaagaaattaaTGGACAACTAGAAAAGATGAAAAAATATGCATCTGTTATTCGTGTCCTGGCTCATACTCAG attaggaagatgaaaggtcTGAAACAAAAGAAAGCTCACCTGATGGAGATCCAGGTTAATGGAGGAACTGTAGCACAGAAGGTGGATTTTGCTTATAACTTTTTTGAAAAGCAAATCCCGCTTGATGCTGTCTTCCAGAAGGATGAGATGATTGATATTATTGGTGTGACAAAAGGTAAAGGTTATGAAGGTGTGGTCACTCGTTGGGGTGTCACTCGCCTTCCACGCAAGACACACAGGGGATTGCGCAAGGTTGCCTGTATTGGTGCCTGGCATCCTGCAAGAGTATCTTATACTGTTGCACGGGCTGGACAGAATGGCTACCATCATCGTACTGAAATGAACAAGAAGATATACAAGATTGGTAAATCTGGAGATGAGACACATAATgccatgaccgagtttgacag AACTGAGAAGGACATTACACCAATGGGTGGTTTTCCTCACTACGGTATTGTAAAAGATGACTATATTATGATCAAGGGTTGTTGTGTTGGGCCAAAGAAGAGAGTGGTTACTCTTCGCCAATCCCTTTTGAAGCAGACTTCTCGTGTGGCCCTTGAGGAGATCAAGCTGAAGTTCGTAGATACATCGTCAAAGTTTGGCCATGGGCgtttccagacaactcaagagAAGCAAAAATTCTATGGCAAAGTGAAGGCTTAA